tcgtgtttcactttttggtcccgtttttaaacgtgttgagcgatcggaaggatctagtgcacgcctgcgtgcatcacatagcgtacctgtcgtaccaggcgccgcaggtgcagtcgtccatttctccttcggtgacttgacctgacttggattgtgcttcaactggatctttagcgcgctacaaccaaacgcaagccaacgtctggtaacaatggggtatctaagggcggcctccggcattgcatgcatcgggataggaacaaatacatgggaaaatggcgaccttgggggacctcgTATATGCATACGTGCCTTTGTACTTCTTTCAGGCTGCTGCTTAACTTCTTGCTGCCGCGCGCGCGAACTGCAGTGGCAGGGCGCGAGACAGCAAAAGTGAGTCCATGGCGCTCTCTCTAGAGCGACAGTGCGTTCCCTAAATTATGCGGATTTTACCCGACAGTCTGCTACGGTGAGGATGATCCACAAGTTCCGCGTTGCCTTCATCCAACTGGCCAATCAAATGGTGCGAGAAGGGAGAATTCCGGAACCAGACATCCTGTTCTTCATGACATTCGAAGAAATCGGGCAACTACTCGAGACGCGGTCTCCCACCATAGCAGCCAAGTAAGCTGGCATATATGCGTTTTTATAACAAATTAATGAAAGACGTTCCGACGTGCTACGACGAAAAGTTGTACGATTTCTTACGCGGTTTTTATTCAAAACCTTCCAGGGCTTCCCGCAGGTTCCGGCTCCACGCTGAGCTGAACAAGGACAGGTATCCCAACCTAATGGTAGGCGTTCCAAAACCGGTACGTATCGGGCGTTCATGGCATACGTGTGCAATGCTTGTCGGCTAGAAAGTGTGAGAGTAAGGGAAAGGGGGATGGTTTGGGGGAGAGGAAGGACCTGGAACCTCGTTGCCTAAAGTGTACTACTTTTCTCACCGACTAAAAGCCCCTGTACACACGGACACGAAACTTGCTTCTTCCCTTGCATAGCCCTGTATATTTTCCCGCGTCACCTCAACCAACGCCAGATCAAACAAGGCATTACCGCTAATCAGCGGGATACAGTCAGTGAGGCAGCCATGCTTTCAGCGACCGTAACCACGGAAACGTGCCACCAGAGGCCGCATGGGCATCCATTTATAGCCACAAAAAGCCTGTGCGGCGATTGGCTGGACAAGCCAATCGTTgtcgctgtcagacatatgtcagcacagttgccttagaagtcggcccaggacgcgcatgcccaaagagcgttagtcgtgacgttgcccacgtctgtgaggccgacagcgccgaGCTCTTTCACTAGCACCCCCACCTGCACCCACGGTTGTCGTATTGTATTGAATGCAATGAAtcgtgaagttggcccaggacgcagtgtccccccccctctccgtccgatagtcgcgacgttgcccgcctaagcgtggccgactacggcttGACGATGTTTGCAAGTTTGTGAGGAACCTAGTTTCTTTGCGTACCGCAAATGGCGCTAGCTACATGACTGACGACTGACTCCTAGCAAGACATCCTAGAAAGATccctctgaggttttcccattCGTTGTCCTGTAACACGTGACTTGCAAAGCGCGGCATCAAGTCATGCTCACTCGCCACAATCGCTTCTTCTTCACTGTCTGCTTTCCTGTTCAGTGCCGCCAGTAAGAGAGCTCTGTAAATCTTCATCCCATCCCATAGTCTAGCTCTACATACGTACTGATTCCATCCTTGCGGCTTTTATCGCCACAATTATTATGTTTCCTAGATCGAGCGGGAGTTGAAGTACATAGAAGGAGAAACTGAACTTAAAGGTAAGAAAATCTTATGACCTTCAGACCTTTTGATAGGATACGTGATCTCATATAAGACATAATTCGCACCTATTTCAAAATACGCCGTAAATGTACAGAGTAGATATACAGATTTTGCAGGCATTTGTATTTCTTACACACACCACGAAACAGCTTTCGTCAAggtgctgcattaattcatcgaatgcgactccatgtggcttttacagctcaatggcgttaccgcttgagacaagttgactctctcagatgctgtcactgcagtgctctagaagatctagagcacattctacTTCACTGTCCACACCACCAACactcccgaaccgtactctccggatttcttaatcagctggactctcgcccaaatttgcttggtccctgcccaaatccagtccaccaacgctgtgccctcaaaagctcttttgacatctttggacaccgtaggacttcggaCCTTTttgtgaaggggttcattatttcattccccacatcaccatcaacaatggggtagagtatagctcctggcgatgaaactccccatttatcatcttaaaaataaagttgttgttgttgttgttgacacacgcacagagagagagagagacagacagaccgacagacagacagacatacCACGTACCTGCCCCCATGCAGAAATGTATGGaggcagtggggggggggggggattctgtTAGTTCTGCACAACCCCGTTGAGAAGCACTGCATCACACAGTTGTACTGGACGCGCAGTTGACCATTTTCATGCTCATTTAACACATGAACAAGAACATGACCTGAAACATGTTAACATCTTTTCGTGAGCAGCCGAACTCAAACACCTCACGAGGCATCATTCAGCAATATTGACCTGATTCCCCCCGTCAGGTAGTCCTATGAGTCAAGGTATCGCCAGGGGCTATGCACGAGTGGTACGAGACTTTGAAGAGGCACATCTCATTAAGGTACAATGGAGACAGTGATGCGTAAGCATAAATCAACTGAAAAGTTGTCATTTATTGTGCAGAAGGGAGACATCCTAATCACGACGGCAACTGACACAGGGTGGACTCCGTACTTCCCACTCCTGGGCGGAGTGGTAACAGAGATAGGAGGACCGCTATCTCACGGTACAGTATCGGCATGAAAGATAGACTGAATCGCTGAATAAACCATGTATATAAGTCGGCGTAGATGCAAGTCTAGCCGGAGGATAAACTTCATGATAGGCGAGCCTGAGCGAAGGGCGAAACACACACAAGCACACACAACACGTTTATGTTGTGTCTTGtcgtgtttgtgtgtttttcgcTCATCACTCAAGCTTGCCTATCATGAAATTAAACCATGTTTCCCTTCGGCCATTCTGTTGTTGTCTGGTAGCCAAGAAGACAATTAGTATTCGccccgagatcgaacggtgccggcgcgctgcggagaaacgacgaactaccgtagtgtggatagcttcctcgcgtcgtccgcttttacacgtttattttccgcgttcagtgcagtaggcggagcattggggaaccgaataGTATCGTACCAttgcggcacaagtgatcttccggtgaatacaCACAAGAATTatggaaaagaaccatcaactacGAACATCGGCCGGCGCGTTATCCACACCAGAAAGGCgacggtgtcgccccctataggtcgatctcgcagcgaaatTCGCACAGTCATATCCAATACCTTTCTCGTGTTTTGAGAATCCTAGTGCGTTTTGTTATACCTCACGAGTACCACGTAACTGCTTCCTTCCTCAGGAGCTGTAGTTGCGAGAGAGTACGGCCTACCGTGTGTGGTTGGAATCGACGATGCCACATCGCTATTGAGAACCGGTACGTAAGCACCAATTTTATTATCGTACGACAAAACAGTTTCATTCACCGAAGGAACAATAAATTTTTCCTCTTCGCAGGCGATTATGTCCTTCTTGACGGCAATACGGGGAGCCTAAGGAGGGTTCAGAAACCGCAGGATGACGAAGGCGAACTCCATGACGTGTTCCAAGGGACCCCACGCCTGCAGGGGCATCTGTGACACTAAACGTTGAACGGGACTCTGTGAGAACGCTTGTCCAACTGCGTCTGTAAGGCATATTGAGAGCAGTAGACGTGCGTATCCCTGCTGCTCAAAGTGGCTCCTATACCAAAGTCACACGGCAAAGTGAATGACATTTCCAGCTAATGACAGTCGaagcgaatgtcattcgtttgtacTGCGTCGAGACTAATTAAGACAGTggataattaagacaccagggccgaacatATGAAGCACTATAGAGGTACATAAAGtatatttttatttcgttttctcGAAACTAGCGGAGCAACAGATTATTTCACAAAAGCGTGGCGTTTTGGACGACGCTCAGTTGGCTAAGTATCACGAGCCAAGACAAGTAAGAAGCCTATCTGTACCACACTTGGGGAcatggcgactgggaacgagagtagttCTCCGAAAAACGGTGTTAAGCTGTCCTTCCGTCGTGTCAAAAGTTATTAAATTCATGTTAAAATATTTGATTACAACTTCTCATTCGTTTTTGATTTCGTcaaacggtttatcgttgttgttttcgcAACCTCTCTACTGCGAGAGTACGCAGTCGgtgggagagggaaaagcgaagGAGTTCCCCGAATttattcgcatgtattgccatttgatttcacagtgtgacacggaacgaatgtcattcagtgcgaatgtcattcgctgggaatgacattcaatttgccgtgtgacaagGGGTATTAGTCTACTGTTCTACCGAAAAATGTAATCATTAATGGTACGGGTGATCGGCTGGTCATGACATCCGTTAGAAAAAGATTATGTCCTACAAATATATTCCCGTCTCCGTGAATTACACATATGATTATATGGTTGACTCTATCGAGCACCCTCGTGCTTACGGTGTCTGACGAAAATGTTGCAAGGTAATAAAATTAAGTTATAAAAGTCGATATTATTTCGCGATTTGAAACAAATCCATGAAATCAATTGAAAAATATTCTGGTAGTTCATACGTCGTTACGGGATAGACAGAATAACTCGAGCACACCTATTTTTGCATAGTCCAGTTGAACCCTTCTTCACACTGCACACTGCAGAACCCGCGACAATGAAGAGACCGACggggctgcagcagctgcgtaccATTCtcgatcaagcgtgcggattaccctccccaaaggcgacaggcgaaccttcctcaATGATGTGGGGAAGCCTCACGCACATGCACAATGGTCCCGTGACGTTCCATCgagagttctgatgcgtgaaaTGGACCTTGACCTTTGCTTCAGCATGCCctctcgtgtgcctcgccattttgcatCGCCATTTTGCATCGCTGATGCATAGGCTTCGTCTCGGGGCTGCGTTCACCCctcatttcaagcatctgatcggccgctccgcCTCCATGCTCCGCTCTCGCTATGCTGTTTTGGCGGttaccaagcatgtgcttctcgactgccatctttacagctcccaaagagcagctctgcagtgtcgtctgcaatcgcattggcaaccatcctcggcccttggtctaaccagatcgaccatcgTCAAACTCTGGATTACTtccagatttttctccgggacactagTCTTTTCTCTCTACCCTATAATGTGTCTGCGTACCTGCGTGCTGTGGGTGCGTCTTTGTGTGTGGTGCTTTTTGCCTAGCGTTCTGTTGATGTTGACTGTCGATCCCTATTCAGCGccgttcatcatctcatcatcagaaaACGTCTCATTCCGTCCATGGTGCCTTGGAgccttttgcttcttcttcttcctcttttgttttcttttctcttttgttcCTCTCCTCCCCCttcttcttcatcatcatcatcctcatcatcatcaccacaaaCCTGCCATCGCCCCTTTTCTATCAGTCACGATGGTCATTCCGTCGTTGAGAAACATTGGTACTTTAGGAGTTCAAAAGATCTGCTCCTTGGGTTTAGCGAACTGGTATGTCAGACCTCACAATGGAAAGTTGGGCCAGTTGGTAATTTGACATCACTAAGGTAGGGCGAGagacacacacaaccacaagcTCGAGTTCGAGCTCGTCCCTTgtggctgtgtgtgtgtctcgctCTACCTTAATCATGTCAGACCTCACAAAGTCTCAGAGGGGGATGATAATTGGCGCGCACCTCGTTGTGGCGTCTGTGGCATGAGTTGCTGAATTGATGGACACGTTGAAGTCCACTGTTTCCTTGGTCACGTGGCAGTGTACGAAGACCAGCGAAACATCTGAGGTCGAAAATCAAAAGCTCGATGCGAGGGGCAGAACAGCACTGTCGAATTGTGGCCAGGAAACACAAAACTACAGCCCCACAGGTCACTGCAGAGTTGAATGCAAGCTTGAGGGAACCAGTGTCGGCGAAAACTATCAACCGTATCATGCGCAGAAGGGTGTCCTACTCCGTATTGAGCAAAATAACGTGTGATGTGTGGTTGGTATCCGAGTTATGTTGTCCAGTCCCTGTATCTAACTGTTACGCGTCACACTCGAACGTGAGCACCGTTCCATTTCAAACGTACACAAAAGCTATTAGAGAGTATTAGGAAAACATAGAAGTTttacgataacgtttccgaaaacatgatacgCCAATTACGTGACTCGTTTGGAGGGGGTGACATcgcgttgctgatatctgattggctgacagcgatacggagtcgTAATCTGGAGACGCTTATCATATcataaaactccctattatcaCATTATATTACAACAGCGCAGCAATGTTACGTCAAAGCAACCTGGGGAGAGACATATTtacttgcttgcttgcttcccCCGCGTACACTACGAcactgcagtgaaagcacgctttacaggagaccgtCACGGAGGGATGGACACGCGCTTTGTCAGACTTCGCTCCCTATTTGTAGAATGTGCTGTGCTCTAACAAATAGGATTCTCGAGAACAGGCTCAGCATTACTTTGTCCTTGCAGGACACTCTGAAGGACCATGGTTTGTGCCTATTGATCTACAGGCCACCACTACACTATAATATCTATTACCTTCCTAACAACCTCGCAGAAccatttatcatcatcagtttatctgttattattgttgttgtccttTGCGTAATAGTGTCGGCATGGTGATGAAATGGCCGATAATATGATAATACGGCAGATAAGATGTACCATTTTTCATGATGAAAAGCTTTGAAGTACATGGAACAAAAATGTAGCAAAAACCTACCTAGTCGCTGACGCCGAGCAAGTAGGGGACCAAAAGATTCGTTGTGAACATCTGCGAATTAACAGAGAAAATACTGAACAAGTCATTTCATCTCATTTTAGACTTGATTTTTAAATGCAATTACCTCATAAATTGCAAACGTTCATGAAATACAttagttgggggggggggggggggtagagagaGTTAACTGTGCGTTGTGTGCTGAGATTCCAGCGCACGTTTAGTTCGTTCATTATCATAGTTATCTCGTGACCCTAAAAACACGACCTGCGTTAGGTTTCGACATTATAGCTCATGCAATCAACTCTGCTATCATTCCCGGTTATTTTACGATACAACATAagctagggttccgcgtttccgGCATTTGCCGGAACATACCGAAAATCACCCGCAGAATATTTTCTTGGAAATTAGGCACATTCCGCGAAAACTCCGAATTATACTCTTGCATACGGCGCTATATGCCGACAATGCCGGTACctgattgcattttttttttcctccgggGCATCACATTTTGGTTTTCCCTCCACCCCGTTTCCAGGTGTAACGCGGGGAATACCACCTCGTAGACCCACTAGCCTTTAGCTCAGGGAAAACCCTTCCCATTTATCCCTGGGTCGAGGGGGTTCCAGAACACGTGGTACCCTCTGACAAAGGAACGGAAATTCTTTGCGTTCTCAACGTCCTCCTACTAAGCTGCCCTGCTTTCGTGAGTCATTATGGCTGCcgatttttcggcatctattttTGGAGAGAACGTTACAGATACAACAATATAGAACAAAGTGCAATCTGGGCGGTTACTTCTGTAATTAGATAATTACGTTAAAATATTCTGATCAACAAATATAGAACAAGTATCTCCGAATTTATAAATGCGaaaacatataaatgccgaaaaacacccgcacaatctccccaggaataaatgccgaaaacgcggaaccatAAACATAACCAGCGTACAGTATCCCGTTCCGAAAAGTACATCATTTTAGAATCCTTTGGTAACGATAGCTCGCTATCCTAAGCGTGCTGGACTAGCCTGCCCAATATagagttgggccaacatctccattTATACCAACCAACCCAAGCAAAAAGTACAACACACTCTATCGTGTGACGGTGAAGCGTAAATGATGTTCACCGAGGGTGAATTTGCCAGCTTATGTTCCTCATGCCACAGATAGGTGCCTTTCAGGTATGAATATTTTTCCATATATGCAACACAACACGAAAGATTGCATAAGCAGAAACTACGTCATGGACCTGGTAAAGGGGTAGTAGTACTTCGTGGGGGCACTGCTCAATATAAAAGGTggcgctttctctctctccctctactTTGTGCTTCGTTCAGACACTCACGTGTATTCCCCTTCTGTTCAGCGGCTGTAATGGCCTTATGTTGTCGAGACTTGTCCAGTCCACAATAGAACCGGAGAGCTGTCTGTGAAGATGACGGAATAGATCaacctgtaaaaaaaaaaggaaaagaaaaactgcgAAATAACCTCGCCGATGCGCTGCCATGTGGGCAATTTGGAATCCGTTAAAATGCATAACCGTCCAGCACTGGAGTCACCAAAAGCGGTCCACAGTACATCAATAGCATTGTCAATTGTGTATGTCAATGGCATGTAAGCTGCAGAGGTTGATTCAACAGAAAGTACAAAGCTTTTGTCGATGTTCGTCAATGTCAGTTTGTTATTtgctgtcttttctttttttttttttttttttgtcttgcaGGTTTCGATGTCAAATCAGCGAGGGTGGTGGTACTGGTCATGATTTGAAAAGCTTGACGCAGTTGGCATCATAATTGTAGGCAGCGTCATCCGGTCATGACTGTATAGCTGGAAGATGGGATGATCAGAGTACGAGGAGATTAGAGTCGATGGTTCAAATATGCGAGGGCAAACACTTCTAGCACTGAGAATGAATTTAGACTATAAAGAACGCCTGTAAGTAGAAGCCTGCTCGCACGAAGGAAATTCCTTAGTGGCCTCCTCAGTATAGCTTTGGCAGTGCTTTACGCACGAGCAGCCTTGAGGACTGTATCACGTGCCCGGAGCACTACGGAGGCTACTGAGGACACCAATGAGGAATTTCCTCAATTTCCTTCCTACAAGCGGAAGCCACCGAGGAATCTCGTAACGGTTCGTGCAAGCAGACCCAGGATGCCACTGAGTTCGTGCAACTGGCGTGTCTTTCATGGATGATGCTAAATTAGCTAAGCGACCATGGCATATAGTCCTCGTCTTGTAAGTCGTGGGCCAATTTCTGTCGCGGAGTGTCACGGTGATAACGACTGCCTGAAGCAAAGCGCGTACCACATTACCTTACACCGTACAGGTcctgacaaaagtttacggaacacgcgagccgTGTATTATCCCGTCGGTGCGataccctagcggcaagcgggagcgggcttgttcactcgttcagaggggtggTTTAGTGCGCCGGCAGCGACACCAATTCAAACCACGTTTCGAGCACATTCAAGCGATATCGAAACTACCGCGGGGTGTCGCTGCCAGCGGACTCGGTCACCCCTCTGAACGACTAAACGAGTCCCTTTCCAttctgtcaccggctgtgctctctgaagttttccgaagacttttcagacgaatgtcggcagagttccccctgaagtcggcccaggaagcatactaaccccctgtcccccactccttcctgctgtcctctctccgtccgTTCACGTCTgtactcatagccacagttgcttcgcgacgctaacacggtATTTTAAAAAAGTCCCTTTCGGATCGCCGGTATGGTGtcgcaaagaggaggaattacaCTGCTCGCGTGTTCTgcaaacttttgtcgggacctgtacgagAATTAAAATATTTCTTCATTGTCGAGTTCTATTCGattgtacgctatcgcattGCGTACGCTATAAGATAGCGTTGCCGCCATTGCGCATGCAGAGTAGAAGCTTACGCAAGAACTGCTTGCGAGCGTGCGCTATTTTTTTAGGGATAGCGTGCGTTGAAGACGACCGCTTGGTGACCCTTGCGCCGGGAGTGCTGCGTTGAACGCGTATAGCGTCTGATCATAGTAGATAGtgtacgatccactaaaactaTATAATGcttgcctcggccaaatctcgttgtatATAATGTTGTAGAACGAAGCGTAACGTTTGACGTTCATAGCGAATATTTCTTACTTGTTTTGCGCCGACAGAGCTCGGAGGGTAAAGTAACGTCCACGTGACCACTTCGTCACATAATGGTGTCGTAAGGGAGCCAGGGTAGCGAAAATACGTGGAAATATACACGGGCAGGAGGTCATCTAGGGCCATGGCGATGGTGGTCTTCTGGTGAGGATCGAGGACACGACTGATGCCACTTAAAAGGCGTCGAAGCTTGGGATTGGGGAGCGCTCGCACCTGGGGATAGAAGTACACATGACATGAATGCGCTCTCTGGAAAAGACTGTCTAGGAGGCCAATGGAGTTGCTACGGGTTTCTCGATCCCTTTGCATCGCAAAAGAAAGGAAGAGTGTGTTAAAGTGTTACTAGCGCTACGAGGTAGGGGACTGTCACTACTTGGGAAACATCATTGCCAAACAGGGCTCAGTTCGAAGCAAGACAGCAACCAAACGTGTGGATTTTAACATGGCTACTCGAGCTAACCGTAAGGTATTACCAGATACAGTGAacactcgttattatgaccgtggtcgttcccgaaaattttggtcataatgcggaattgtcatattaacgagagggATTTGCAGagctttcactgcattgttccccaggtgtatggtcgtaaagcgggtatgtcagattatcgggggtcatattaacgagggttcacttatatatatatatatatatatatatatatatatatatatatagacaaaGTACTTATTTGGTGGCTTAATAAGAAACGAAAGGTAAAAAGATTCATTTAAGCCAGTTGGATTAGTCTGAACAAAGTTCAAACGCTTAGGAGCATCTACTACCTCACATATTTTTTGTGCATaatctgcacttcatcaggtgatGATTTCAACACCTGATGAAAGGAGAGACTAAGTGGGACTAATGAAGACtttaaggggaaaaaaacggaCTAATTTTCGTCCGTTTAGtcctaaatgcattgccacaaccatTAGCCCGTTTCCAGGCTAcctttttttgattccgtgttagcaccgcgaagcaactgtggctatgagcggcgtacagatgtgggaagatggagagaggacagcaggaaggagtaggggacaggacAGGGGGGACAGGAAGTAACCGTCTCTCTCAGCACGGTGCTGAACACGCCTCGATTCGCCGTTTGTGTCTTCTTTCTTCGCTCCTCAGTATCATGGATTCCTTGCCATGGATACTTCACACCACCTAGCTTGTTTACTCTTTATTACTTCACACCTTCCTTTCCGCTTGTGCGCTTAATTAAGCAGAACTCACTTTATGCACGTTGTTTCCATTACTCGGAGCGTTATGCATTATTACCTGAAAGAGTGCTGCTACAACTTCCAATCCATCGTCATGTTCTCTTGCGGAGTTGATGTCCTTGTATTTGCCGTTGTAGAGCACAAAGTGCGCCTGGAAGTTAAAAAAAGCAACGGAACTATGTAATACATCACTAAGCCCCCGTGAAATTGTGATTGACCACCTTAGGAGAGATAATATGAGCTATACACACTATGTTTGTTAACTATATTAGTACCAATGTTAATGATGCGTTTTGCTCGCCTTAGACGAACATCGTATAGACTCATTATTGTACACTTAATGGCGCCTAATgctgttatatatatatttatccAGGCGGGCGCCTCTTGTCGAACACCTCGCAAGAACGTCTGCCCCGGCGAACGTCAACGCGGTATGGGTCCAGATCGTGCTGACCACGTAAGAAATTGGAAGCCACACCAAAGTTGTCATAAACCAATCATAAGTGCAATAGATACCACGTTGGACCAATAAAAGGTCTAGACGATAGCGACCCCTGTACGCCGTGTTCGTGAAGGCCTGTTCAAAATGTATTTCGTGGTTCTTTCCAGAGCAACATATTATATCTGCGACCAAGGGCGCGCTTACACGAACCTTGAGAGAATTTCTCAGTGCCGTCCTCAACAGCCTGGCAGGTGCTCTACGAACTAGCAGCGTTGAGGACACTAGCGTGCACACGAAGCTACTGAGCGCACAACTGAGGAATTCCCTCAAcattcgtgcaagcgggcccaggtCTACTGAATTATACGTGAACGTATGCAAGAATTCGTCCTTACCTCCATAGCAAAGCGCACGCCGTTGACCACGTGTTCCGACGTCCAATGAAAGTGAAGGCTGTCAAAGATGTAAACCTCACCCGTACTTGGATTCTCCACTCGTGGTATAAGCTGTCCTGGAGTTGCCGTTACCACCActaggaagaacacaaaacccACAATTCCCGGTAGAGCCACTTGCCTCCCTGTGCGAGCTGTACATTACCTGTCGCTCCGACATTCTCGACTGTATATTGCTGGATCTTGCTGAATCCCCGCAGGTATATCCGCCCTAGCGTCCTGTTCATGTGCACCATTGAAGTGCTTATGGCAACGGGGGACTGGCGACTGCCCTTGCATTTCGCGAAGATTCTCGGCCACTTGGATGGTCCTGCGATTCCATTTCACAGACCTAGCTGCTTCCACTATTGTGACCACTTGGTACGTTGCCTAT
This sequence is a window from Ornithodoros turicata isolate Travis chromosome 10, ASM3712646v1, whole genome shotgun sequence. Protein-coding genes within it:
- the LOC135369742 gene encoding carbonic anhydrase 6-like; the protein is MECSCGVGPTYGIEWSYDSSLGPSKWPRIFAKCKGSRQSPVAISTSMVHMNRTLGRIYLRGFSKIQQYTVENVGATVVVTATPGQLIPRVENPSTGEVYIFDSLHFHWTSEHVVNGVRFAMEAHFVLYNGKYKDINSAREHDDGLEVVAALFQVRALPNPKLRRLLSGISRVLDPHQKTTIAMALDDLLPVYISTYFRYPGSLTTPLCDEVVTWTLLYPPSSVGAKQAVVITVTLRDRNWPTTYKTRTICHGRLANLASSMKDTPVARTQWHPGSACTNRYEIPRWLPLVGRKLRKFLIGVLSSLRSAPGT